The Streptomyces sp. A2-16 sequence AACGCGCCGAAGTGCTTGTTGACGCTCTTCAGGACGACCAGTTCGCCGGTCGCGGCCACATCTTCCTTGGCCACCGATACTTCGGTCATCGCTCTCTGGCTCCGTCCTCCTCGGTTTCGGAGGACAGTAGTAACCCCACGCGACCAGCGTCATTAGTCTTGAGGGGAATCTGAGCATCACGATCCGATAGCAATCGGACACGTGTCGTAGCACTTGCCACCAGTGCGCATCCGGTGTGCGTATCGGCCGGGTAACGGAACCGCGGCGCAACCGGAACGCTCTTGACGCCGTCCTCATCCATCAGCATGACTGCACGATGCGCATGCGCGCGTGCGAAGCACATTTGTACCTGTTCACTGCACATACAGATAGTACGTCCGATGGACCAAAGGGGGCCGGGGTGAGACTTCTCCTCGTCGAGGACGACAACCACGTGGCCGCCGCGCTGTCCGCGGTGCTCGCCCGGCACGGTTTCGACGTCACGCACGCGCGCAGCGGCGAGGAGGCACTTCAGGCGCTCGTTCCCGAAGGCAACGGCTTCGGGGTGGTGCTGCTCGACCTCGGTCTGCCGGACCAGGACGGTTACGAGGTGTGCGGCAAGATCCGCAAACGCACCAGCACCCCGGTGATCATGGTCACCGCGCGTTCCGACGTGCGTTCCCGCATCCACGGGCTCAACCTCGGCGCCGACGACTACGTGGTCAAGCCGTACGACACGGGGGAACTGCTCGCCCGTATCCATGCCGTCAGCCGGCGCACCGTCCACGAGGACGCGCCCGGCGGCGCGGACACCGCGCTGGTCCTCGGCGCCGTGCGCATCGAACTGCCGACCCGTCAGGTCACCGTGGACGGCACGGTCGTCCAGCTCACCCGCAAGGAGTTCGACCTCCTCGCGCTGCTCGCCCAGCGGCCAGGAGTCGTCTTCCGCCGCGAGCAGATCATCAGCGAGGTCTGGCGCACCAGCTGGGAGGGGACGGGCCGCACGCTGGAGGTGCATGTGGCGTCCCTGCGCGCGAAGCTGCGGATGCCGGCGCTGATCGAGACGGTGCGGGGGGTTGGGTACCGGTTGGTGGCGCCGGGGGTGTGAGGGGCCTGCGGGTGGGTGCGTGGGGCTTCGGGTGCGGTGGGGGCTTGGGGTGTGCTGGGCCCTCGGGTGCGGTGGGGGCTCGGTGCGGTGGGGCTTCGGGTGACGGTGTGGGGCGAGGAGTTGTGCGAGGCTCGGGGGAGGGATTCGGGTCGGGTGAGGACGGTGGCTGTGGGCGCGGGTGAGTGGCGCGGTGGCGGTGCCCGCGTGTGCGGTGGTGGGCGGGGGCGGCTCGGCTCGGGCCGGTCGGGTGGTTCGGGTGGTCCGGGCCGCTCGGGTGACGGTCCTCGGCCTCGGTGGGGTGCGGTGCGGGTGGGTCTGGGTGTGCGCGGTGCGGCCGGGTTGTCGCACAGCGGTTCCCGTGCGGGTCGGTCCTCGCGGCTTCGGTCCGGGGCGTAGGTGTCGTGCGTACACGTCTGCTTCCGCTGCTCATCATCCTCATGGCCGCCGTGCTGCTGGCCCTCGGCGTGCCGCTGGCCATCGGGGTGGCCAGCGCTCAGCAGCAGAAGGTCGTCGTCGACCGGATCGACGACACCGCGCACTTCGCGGCGCTCGCCCAGTTCGTCACCGACGCCTCCGACGAGCGCCTGGAGACCCTGGAGAGCGAACTCGCCAGCTACTACAAGGTCTACGGCATCCGCGCCGGTGTCTTCTACGACGGCGACGTACCCATGGCCACGGCGCCCCGCGCATGGTTCCTCCCCCAGCAGGGCGAGGTGCGCGACGCGTTCGGCGAGGCGCTGCTCAGCCGCCGCAGTCAGGATCCCAAGCAGGTGTGGCCCTGGCAGCGGGGCCGGCTCGTCGTCGCCTCGCCGGTGATCCGGGACGGCGACGTCGTCGCGGTCGTCGTCACCGACTCGCCCACCGGGCCGATGCGTTCACGGATCCTGCACGGCTGGCTCGTGATCTTCGCCGGCGAACTCGCCGCCATGCTGCTGGCCGTCGGTGCCGCGCTGCGGCTGACCGGATGGGTGCTCCGACCCGTACGGATCCTCGACGCCACCACGCACTCGATCGCGAGCGGAGCCCTGAAGTCACGGGTCGCGGTCGCCGGCGGACCGCCCGAACTCCGGCGGCTGGCAAAGTCGTTCAACGAGATGGCCGACAACGTCGAGGACGTGCTGGAGCAGCAGCGGGCCTTCGTCGCCGACGCGTCGCACCAGTTGAGGAATCCGCTCGCCGCCCTCCTGCTCCGTATCGAGCTGCTCGCCTTCGAACTGCCCGAGGGGAACACCGAGATCGCCTCCGTTCAGGCCGAGGGCAAACGGCTCGCCCAGGTGCTCGACGACCTTCTCGACCTCGCGCTCGCCGAGCACACCGAGGCGGACCTCGCAGTCACCGACATCGGCGAACTCACCGCCGAACGGGTCGCCGCCTGGACACCCACCGCCGACGCCAAGGGAGTCCGGCTGGTGGGGAGTTGTCCGCCCACCACCGCCTGGGCCGACCCCGTCACGCTCTCCAGTGCCCTCGACGCGGTCATCGACAACGCGCTCAAGTTCACGCCGAAGGACGAGACCGTCGAGGTCACCGTCGCCGCCGACGGGGACACCTCGACCGTCGTCGTCGCCGACCGCGGGCCCGGGCTCACCGACGAGGAACTCGCCCGCGTCGGCGACCGGTTCTGGCGCAGCGGGCGGCACCAGAACATCAAGGGGTCCGGGCTCGGGCTCTCCATCTCACGGGCCCTGCTGGCCGCGGGCGGCGGTGCGATCTCGTACGGCCACCACGAACCGCACGGGCTGGTGGTGAAGGTCTCCGTGCCCCGCAGCCGTCCTACGGCTTGACCGAGCGGTAGTAGCGGCGGGCGCCGTCGTGCAGCGGGACCGGGTCGGTGTAGATCGCCGTGCGTACGTCCACCAGCTGCGCGGAGTGGACGTGCCGGCCGATGCCGTCCCTGCTCTTGATCACGGTCCGGGTGAGCCACTCGGTGAGCTCGGGGTCCATGTCCTTGCGGGTGATCAGCAGGTTGGAGACGGCCATCGTCGGGACGGTCGTGTTGTTCTGGACGGACGGGTATGCCGAGGCCGGCATGTTGGTGGCACGGTAGTAGCGGGTGGGCTCGCCCTCGGCGTGCAGCGTCGCCACGAGGGAGGGTTCGATCGGGACGAAGCGGAACGCGGAGCGTTCGGCGAGTTGCTTGAGGCCGTCGGTGGGGAGGCCGCCGGACCAGAAGAACGCGTCCAGGCCGTGGCCGAGGAGCTTGGGGCCGGTGTCGATGCCCTCGGCTCTCGGCTGGATGTCCTTGTCCGGGTCGATGCCGGCGGCGTCGAGGACGCGGTCCGCTATCAGGCGTACGCCGGAGTTGGGGACGCCGATGGAGACGCGTTTGCCCTTCAGGTCGGCGACGGTGTGGATGTCCGAGTCGGCGGGGACGACGAGCTGTACGTAGTCGTCGTAGAGGCGGGCC is a genomic window containing:
- a CDS encoding TAXI family TRAP transporter solute-binding subunit — encoded protein: MPPPQSPRLNRRQALQTAAAALVALALILWWLLPLGETPPSGTITFSTGTKAGVYQKYGELLRDEIHKDMPDLTVKLETSAGSQENVRLVATGKSDFAIAAADAVETYQQNGDPGADRLRGLARLYDDYVQLVVPADSDIHTVADLKGKRVSIGVPNSGVRLIADRVLDAAGIDPDKDIQPRAEGIDTGPKLLGHGLDAFFWSGGLPTDGLKQLAERSAFRFVPIEPSLVATLHAEGEPTRYYRATNMPASAYPSVQNNTTVPTMAVSNLLITRKDMDPELTEWLTRTVIKSRDGIGRHVHSAQLVDVRTAIYTDPVPLHDGARRYYRSVKP
- a CDS encoding HAMP domain-containing sensor histidine kinase → MRTRLLPLLIILMAAVLLALGVPLAIGVASAQQQKVVVDRIDDTAHFAALAQFVTDASDERLETLESELASYYKVYGIRAGVFYDGDVPMATAPRAWFLPQQGEVRDAFGEALLSRRSQDPKQVWPWQRGRLVVASPVIRDGDVVAVVVTDSPTGPMRSRILHGWLVIFAGELAAMLLAVGAALRLTGWVLRPVRILDATTHSIASGALKSRVAVAGGPPELRRLAKSFNEMADNVEDVLEQQRAFVADASHQLRNPLAALLLRIELLAFELPEGNTEIASVQAEGKRLAQVLDDLLDLALAEHTEADLAVTDIGELTAERVAAWTPTADAKGVRLVGSCPPTTAWADPVTLSSALDAVIDNALKFTPKDETVEVTVAADGDTSTVVVADRGPGLTDEELARVGDRFWRSGRHQNIKGSGLGLSISRALLAAGGGAISYGHHEPHGLVVKVSVPRSRPTA
- a CDS encoding response regulator transcription factor — translated: MRLLLVEDDNHVAAALSAVLARHGFDVTHARSGEEALQALVPEGNGFGVVLLDLGLPDQDGYEVCGKIRKRTSTPVIMVTARSDVRSRIHGLNLGADDYVVKPYDTGELLARIHAVSRRTVHEDAPGGADTALVLGAVRIELPTRQVTVDGTVVQLTRKEFDLLALLAQRPGVVFRREQIISEVWRTSWEGTGRTLEVHVASLRAKLRMPALIETVRGVGYRLVAPGV